A genomic stretch from Helianthus annuus cultivar XRQ/B chromosome 1, HanXRQr2.0-SUNRISE, whole genome shotgun sequence includes:
- the LOC110900801 gene encoding putative F-box only protein 15, whose protein sequence is MADLPVHTIVFEILTRVPAKDVGRSKSVCKQWYALLSTQDFVRIHCSRSLVSSNQRVLLIDDLTCSVHPIIFQSNDYGPSSIVTFPFHHHNNDVSILSHLNGLLCVCLNHTYELLLWNPTTTAFKHLSTPDSHGFYINNLDAIGLYVDADDDYKVLHITRRSGVLGVYVYSREVDSWRNIPFITRQEYLSPHFNWSAGTFCGGTLYFTVCECWVGGTNMVICFDVNSEQFKEISFPPVPSTGMVQGVLVNVKNELHMFASTGMFEMTIDLWTLQGDYWIKVLSCPPIPPISLSLWCDITHYVTNGNWLVMTKLGKLFTIEMDMKPFECFYPVTWFRGFKGAVFVETIVSPSI, encoded by the coding sequence ATGGCTGACCTTCCTGTTCATACAATCGTGTTTGAGATATTAACGAGGGTGCCAGCGAAGGATGTAGGTCGTTCTAAGAGTGTATGTAAGCAATGGTACGCGTTACTGTCAACACAAGATTTCGTAAGGATACATTGTTCTCGCTCATTAGTTTCATCTAACCAGAGAGTTCTACTAATTGACGACCTAACATGCTCTGTTCATCCGATCATCTTTCAATCCAATGACTATGGGCCAAGCTCCATAGTTACATTTCCATTCCATCACCATAATAATGATGTCTCAATACTTTCACATTTGAACGGATTGTTGTGTGTTTGCTTGAATCATACATACGAGCTGcttctttggaatccaacaacTACTGCTTTCAAGCATTTGTCAACCCCTGATTCTCATGGATTCTATATAAATAACCTTGATGCCATTGGTTTGTACGTTGACGCTGACGATGATTACAAGGTCTTGCATATAACGCGTAGGAGTGGTGTACTTGGTGTCTATGTTTATTCTAGGGAAGTAGACTCTTGGAGAAATATTCCTTTCATAACAAGACAAGAGTACCTAAGCCCTCATTTCAATTGGTCAGCTGGCACATTTTGTGGTGGTACTCTATATTTCACTGTTTGCGAATGTTGGGTTGGAGGTACGAATATGGTGATTTGTTTTGATGTTAATTCGGAGCAGTTCAAGGAGATAAGCTTTCCACCCGTTCCTTCTACAGGAATGGTTCAAGGTGTTTTAGTGAATGTAAAAAATGAGCTTCACATGTTTGCTAGCACTGGCATGTTTGAGATGACAATTGACCTATGGACGCTACAAGGGGATTACTGGATTAAGGTCTTATCATGTCCTCCGATCCCCCCGATATCATTGTCATTGTGGTGCGATATAACACATTATGTGACAAATGGTAATTGGCTTGTGATGACTAAATTAGGGAAGTTGTTTACAATTGAAATGGATATGAAGCCCTTCGAATGTTTTTATCCCGTTACTTGGTTTCGAGGTTTTAAGGGTGCGGTGTTTGTGGAGACCATTGTTTCACCAAGTATTTAG